The following proteins are encoded in a genomic region of Fibrobacter sp. UWEL:
- a CDS encoding M48 family metallopeptidase gives MKYVGLQTQIWRNNRNTAILLCMYPVIILAMVLSFILVLDYMGIFCSYIPDSLVSKDVTVSGVCAETYGYGIHWPVVWFCFLKALPWTIGIVALWFLAAYCFNVNIIRHVTHARPLERKENVRVYNIVENLCIAGGIEMPQINIVEDPGLNAFASGIDIKSFTVTLTTGLIETLDNDELSAVVAHELTHIKNRDTRLMVVCIVFVGLISILQTIFIEILKGTVRSAGRSTRSSRKNGGGGILIIALIAVIGVVITSIAYFFSYINRLAISRSREYVADAGAAELCADPLPLARALQKVSASPGLANVKRNDVAQLYIIHPDEEDNNGMLHGLVKKVDSIFWTHPDTPDRIKLLEQF, from the coding sequence CCCAGATCTGGCGGAACAACAGGAACACTGCGATCCTGTTGTGTATGTATCCTGTCATCATTCTGGCCATGGTCCTGTCCTTCATTCTGGTGTTGGACTATATGGGCATTTTCTGCTCCTATATTCCGGATTCCCTGGTAAGCAAGGACGTAACCGTTAGCGGCGTCTGTGCGGAAACCTATGGTTACGGCATCCATTGGCCTGTGGTCTGGTTCTGCTTCCTGAAGGCGTTGCCCTGGACTATTGGCATTGTGGCGCTGTGGTTCCTGGCGGCCTACTGTTTCAACGTAAATATCATTCGCCATGTGACTCACGCCCGGCCGCTTGAACGTAAGGAAAACGTTCGCGTCTATAACATCGTGGAAAACCTCTGCATTGCTGGCGGTATCGAAATGCCCCAGATCAACATTGTGGAAGATCCGGGCCTGAACGCATTTGCCAGCGGTATTGACATCAAGAGTTTTACGGTCACCTTGACTACGGGTCTTATTGAAACTCTGGATAATGATGAACTTTCCGCAGTGGTGGCTCACGAACTGACTCACATCAAGAATCGTGACACTCGTCTGATGGTGGTGTGCATTGTGTTTGTGGGGCTCATTTCTATCCTGCAGACCATCTTCATTGAAATCCTGAAGGGGACTGTGCGAAGCGCCGGCAGGTCTACTCGGAGTAGCCGTAAGAATGGAGGCGGTGGTATTCTCATCATCGCCCTAATTGCCGTGATAGGCGTGGTGATTACTTCTATTGCCTACTTCTTCAGCTACATTAACCGTCTGGCAATTTCTAGGTCTCGCGAATATGTGGCAGACGCCGGTGCGGCCGAGCTTTGCGCGGACCCGCTGCCTCTGGCACGGGCTCTCCAGAAAGTTTCCGCATCGCCTGGCCTTGCAAACGTGAAGCGTAATGACGTGGCTCAGCTCTACATTATCCATCCCGATGAAGAGGATAATAACGGCATGCTCCACGGTCTTGTAAAAAAGGTGGATTCCATTTTCTGGACCCACCCTGATACTCCTGATCGAATCAAACTTTTGGAACAGTTCTAA